One Paraburkholderia agricolaris DNA segment encodes these proteins:
- a CDS encoding alpha/beta hydrolase: MSARVSPLSGHAVLMIHGLGGTRHDFGALDRKFEQIGCDVHLPSLPGHGSNPDALSRVTLSDYMQLLSHTYRELITRYERVDVAGISMGALLALMLSARERMTTGRLILLSPPLFLDGWGGSRLRPLRYLMYCVPGLRHLIRVPEGEPFGIKNARIRNLIRRHLQKGSGVHYPYVPLSAIEQVDWMRFAVKRALGRVTCETLVMHSEEDEVTSIRSAEFVCENLGTRSVTFVRLTDSYHMITLDNERERVAEQTLAFVQRV, encoded by the coding sequence ATGTCCGCTCGCGTTTCCCCACTTTCCGGCCATGCCGTGTTGATGATTCACGGTTTGGGTGGCACGCGCCATGATTTTGGCGCGCTCGACCGCAAGTTCGAGCAGATCGGTTGCGACGTGCATTTGCCGTCGCTGCCGGGCCACGGTTCGAACCCTGACGCATTGAGCCGGGTGACGCTGAGCGACTACATGCAGTTGCTGAGCCACACATACCGCGAGCTGATAACGCGTTACGAGCGTGTGGACGTTGCGGGCATTTCGATGGGTGCATTGCTCGCATTGATGTTGAGTGCTCGCGAGCGCATGACGACGGGGCGCCTGATTCTGCTGTCGCCGCCGTTGTTCCTCGACGGCTGGGGCGGTTCGCGTCTGCGTCCGCTGCGCTATCTGATGTACTGCGTGCCGGGGCTGCGTCACCTGATTCGCGTTCCGGAGGGCGAGCCGTTCGGCATCAAGAACGCACGTATTCGCAATCTGATCCGCCGCCATTTGCAGAAGGGCAGCGGCGTCCACTATCCGTACGTGCCGCTGTCGGCGATCGAGCAGGTCGACTGGATGCGCTTCGCGGTGAAGCGGGCCCTGGGTCGCGTAACGTGCGAAACCCTGGTGATGCATTCGGAGGAAGACGAGGTGACGAGCATCCGTTCCGCGGAATTCGTATGCGAGAATCTGGGGACCCGCTCAGTGACCTTCGTGCGCTTGACCGACAGCTATCACATGATCACACTGGACAACGAACGTGAAAGGGTAGCGGAGCAAACTCTGGCATTTGTGCAGAGGGTGTAG
- a CDS encoding response regulator: protein MPFRILLVEDDDRLSALVAGYLRKHDYEVETVLHGNDAVPAIFKRRPDLVILDVNLPGKDGFQICREAREQFDGVIIMVTARDEQFDEVLGLEFGADDYVHKPVEPRVLLARIKAQLRRVTTRPVESAQPESYTFGKFEISRASRTVKLPDGSLPDLTSAEFDLLWALVSCAGEVVSRDELMRQLRGIEFDGLDRTIDGGISKLRRKLHDDSGTPQRIKTVRGKGYQFSKLAWD from the coding sequence ATGCCATTCCGGATCCTGCTTGTCGAAGACGATGACCGCCTGTCGGCGCTGGTCGCCGGTTACCTGCGCAAACACGACTACGAGGTCGAGACCGTGCTGCACGGCAACGACGCCGTGCCGGCCATTTTCAAGCGCCGGCCGGACCTGGTGATTCTCGACGTGAACTTGCCTGGCAAGGACGGCTTTCAGATTTGCCGCGAGGCGCGCGAGCAATTCGACGGCGTGATCATCATGGTGACAGCGCGTGACGAGCAGTTCGACGAAGTGCTGGGCCTCGAATTCGGCGCGGACGACTACGTGCATAAGCCGGTTGAACCACGCGTGCTGCTGGCGCGCATCAAGGCGCAACTGCGCCGCGTGACCACGCGGCCGGTGGAGAGCGCTCAACCCGAGAGCTACACCTTCGGCAAGTTCGAGATCAGCCGGGCCAGCCGCACGGTCAAGCTGCCGGACGGCAGCCTGCCCGATCTGACCTCGGCAGAGTTCGACTTACTCTGGGCACTGGTGAGTTGCGCGGGCGAAGTGGTGAGCCGCGACGAGTTGATGCGGCAACTGCGCGGTATCGAATTCGACGGCCTCGACCGCACGATCGACGGCGGCATTTCCAAGCTGCGCCGTAAATTGCACGACGACTCCGGTACTCCGCAGCGCATCAAAACGGTCCGCGGCAAGGGCTATCAGTTCAGCAAGCTGGCGTGGGACTGA
- a CDS encoding DUF535 family protein produces MSTVSNDGTRTRSPWFARAAASFAVIQQAAHSLYPGTSLFHRWRRMRLWLRSLISWRSTQVWLKRCAISPLHDLVKRHPTALERMHRPFLHTRFSPRERLMASLDHQALTQQRVPQLAARIAAVGSATIASFGVGAERWHVSLESIEQFQKEGDWTLCIRDARDRRIVSCTFSLAYLGGKVRRPRLCIGSVQGPDTSVNGRELFRALTKRWYGLRPKVLVIYLAQCVAAALDAGGTFIVSRQAHIYANWRYCLRKRRVAADYDRLSMECGALARWNGWFVLAPPARYLAERQGDDTGNATRRKRYALRSALAAQIRQSVTASKTDRLHAPRFIA; encoded by the coding sequence ATGTCGACTGTTTCGAACGATGGAACCCGCACCCGCTCGCCGTGGTTCGCGCGCGCCGCTGCCTCCTTTGCGGTCATCCAGCAAGCCGCCCATTCACTCTACCCCGGCACCAGCCTGTTTCATCGCTGGCGGCGCATGCGCCTGTGGCTGCGCTCGCTGATATCGTGGCGCTCCACGCAAGTATGGCTCAAACGCTGCGCCATTTCGCCCTTGCACGATCTGGTGAAACGTCACCCCACTGCGCTCGAGCGCATGCACCGGCCGTTCCTCCATACCCGCTTCAGCCCGCGCGAACGCCTGATGGCGAGCCTCGATCATCAGGCGCTGACGCAGCAACGCGTGCCGCAACTCGCCGCGCGTATCGCCGCGGTCGGCTCGGCGACGATCGCATCGTTCGGCGTGGGCGCCGAGCGCTGGCATGTGTCGCTCGAGTCGATTGAACAATTTCAGAAAGAAGGCGACTGGACCCTGTGCATCCGCGATGCGCGGGACAGGCGCATTGTCTCCTGCACGTTCAGTCTCGCCTATCTCGGCGGCAAAGTGCGGCGGCCACGTCTTTGCATCGGCTCCGTGCAGGGTCCGGACACGTCGGTCAATGGCCGCGAGCTGTTTCGCGCACTTACCAAGCGCTGGTATGGACTGCGGCCGAAGGTGCTGGTGATCTACCTCGCACAATGTGTCGCCGCGGCACTCGATGCAGGCGGCACCTTCATCGTCTCCAGGCAGGCACACATCTACGCCAACTGGCGTTACTGCCTGAGAAAGCGTCGTGTGGCCGCCGACTACGATCGCCTGTCGATGGAATGCGGCGCGCTCGCGCGCTGGAACGGCTGGTTCGTCCTCGCACCGCCGGCGCGCTACCTGGCCGAGCGTCAAGGTGACGATACCGGCAACGCAACCCGACGCAAGCGTTATGCATTGCGAAGCGCACTCGCCGCCCAGATTCGTCAGAGCGTCACGGCAAGCAAGACAGATCGGCTCCACGCGCCGCGCTTTATCGCCTGA
- a CDS encoding metallophosphoesterase family protein, whose amino-acid sequence MSTKRESKSKAKAKESTAKAEGKRQSSSKTAASGKKAAALASGTKQPAGTAAATALRPRLLDRPVFAQPQPTADPTVFRVPHPSDDAAYKEIDLLNAEHKLFPLPFPAPRGGVEPQLTLADVMGGNATAIDRITAAGQLVFHALGDCGNTKGPATQNEVADKLTADFNEASASEVPQFALLLGDVVYNFGEGQYYYDQFYEPYRDYPAPILACAGNHDGMVSPEAHAASLTAYLRNFCAESFAVTPEAGGLSRTAQIQPGVFFTFEAPFMRVLLIYSNTLEDPGVIAGPRIGTTQLDFLDAALKRVKAEKFSGALLIANHHPPYSAGGHGSSVDMLAQIDKICEANGVWPHAFLSGHAHNYQRFTRTRNADGTQIPYLVCGNGGHGLVKLAAQGAPAIRAPQIMQAASATTDQVVLENYDDTNYGYLRIVVTAAQLRIEYHSASDGLSTKAPNDYVTVDLAGRQVAHFIAPDMGHPMAARAVRALVRR is encoded by the coding sequence ATGTCGACAAAACGCGAGTCGAAATCCAAAGCCAAGGCAAAAGAAAGCACGGCGAAAGCAGAAGGCAAGCGACAGTCGTCCAGCAAGACCGCGGCATCCGGCAAAAAGGCCGCCGCACTCGCCAGCGGCACAAAACAGCCGGCGGGAACTGCCGCCGCCACAGCGCTCCGGCCACGGCTGCTGGACAGGCCCGTATTCGCGCAGCCTCAGCCGACCGCGGATCCAACGGTGTTTCGCGTGCCCCATCCATCGGACGACGCGGCCTACAAGGAAATCGACCTACTCAATGCGGAGCACAAGCTGTTTCCGTTGCCCTTTCCCGCACCCAGAGGCGGCGTAGAGCCCCAGCTCACTCTCGCTGACGTCATGGGCGGCAATGCAACCGCCATCGACAGAATCACAGCCGCCGGACAACTGGTGTTTCATGCGCTGGGAGATTGTGGCAACACGAAGGGCCCGGCCACCCAGAACGAAGTGGCCGACAAACTGACCGCCGACTTCAATGAAGCCAGTGCCAGCGAGGTGCCGCAATTCGCGTTGCTGCTCGGCGACGTGGTCTATAACTTCGGCGAGGGCCAGTACTACTACGATCAGTTTTACGAACCGTATCGAGACTATCCGGCGCCGATCCTCGCCTGCGCCGGCAACCACGACGGCATGGTGTCGCCCGAGGCGCACGCCGCCAGTCTCACCGCGTATCTGCGAAATTTTTGTGCGGAGAGCTTCGCCGTGACACCCGAAGCCGGCGGCTTGTCGCGCACGGCGCAAATCCAGCCGGGCGTGTTCTTCACGTTCGAGGCCCCATTCATGCGCGTGCTGCTGATTTACAGCAACACGCTCGAAGATCCCGGTGTAATTGCCGGCCCTAGAATCGGGACTACGCAGCTCGACTTTCTCGACGCCGCGCTCAAGCGTGTCAAAGCCGAGAAGTTCAGCGGCGCGCTGCTGATCGCGAATCATCATCCGCCGTATAGCGCGGGTGGCCACGGATCGAGCGTCGACATGCTGGCGCAGATCGACAAAATCTGCGAAGCCAACGGCGTGTGGCCGCATGCGTTCCTTTCCGGTCACGCCCACAATTATCAGCGTTTTACCCGTACGCGAAATGCGGACGGCACGCAGATTCCCTACCTGGTGTGCGGCAACGGCGGGCACGGTCTGGTCAAGCTCGCCGCGCAAGGTGCGCCCGCTATCCGCGCGCCGCAGATCATGCAGGCGGCGTCGGCCACTACGGACCAGGTCGTCCTGGAAAACTACGACGACACCAATTACGGCTATTTGCGCATTGTCGTCACCGCAGCGCAGTTGCGGATCGAGTATCACTCGGCGTCCGACGGCCTCAGCACGAAAGCGCCGAACGACTACGTGACGGTCGACCTCGCCGGGCGCCAGGTGGCGCATTTCATTGCGCCGGACATGGGGCACCCGATGGCGGCACGAGCCGTGCGTGCTCTGGTGCGGCGCTAG
- a CDS encoding patatin-like phospholipase family protein yields MVLLACGVAAFARPAQAAESACSAQGGPAGRPSVGLVLSGGGARGYAHLGVLKVLEENRIPVDCIAGTSMGSVVGGLYASGMTAQDMQNRLAGINLADIAFDITERADLPQSRREDERLYVNSLSLGYGANGFRLPVGLVQGNRLQALLQDWTSAVPGNVSFDRLPIPYRAIATDLRTGQKVVLDHGSLPQAIRASMALPGLFAPADIDGRTLVDGGIVSNLPIETARDMGANVVIAVDIGSPLRPLDALASPADVMQQMIGILIHQNVARQREQLQPDDVVIEPALGSLSFTDFANASQAIAAGAAATRAVLPQLQHLALSPADYAAWRARHGTPAMRPVRITQIEIASQGAVPESRIRNALHVKPGDVYDPTSLNKDLLALSNTGDFASVSQQLVDDGDDHKLVIAAQQKQWGPNFLLFGLGLSSSSTDEGGFRLHLGYRRPWLTSSGLEGRVDGTVGSDLIDLHAELRQPLSTSFGYYVAPYVEFQRRYANLYDDSGNVKVTQYLLQTQRAGLDFGIPLARLGDFRIGVAYAHGFASPQYNLPLDDGTPNPPLLFPDIYGRQLSARARLVIDQLDDPLFARKGYFGELRVERSLFAGSDSFTEVYGKSIVAASYGRHSINASIEAGNDFGGTNLTNPFGFTLGGFQHLSAYAADQLSGNSMVYGQVTYMNQLAVFNASPIRGLFAGLSIEAGNVWNRDSDFGSGPLKRSVTIFTALTSSFGPIYLGIAFAPSGRHNFYFQLGHTY; encoded by the coding sequence GTGGTGCTACTGGCGTGCGGGGTCGCCGCCTTCGCACGTCCCGCTCAGGCAGCCGAATCCGCCTGTAGCGCCCAAGGCGGTCCGGCCGGCCGCCCCTCCGTCGGTCTCGTGCTGTCCGGCGGCGGCGCGCGCGGCTATGCCCACCTCGGCGTGCTGAAGGTACTCGAGGAAAACCGCATTCCGGTCGATTGCATTGCCGGCACCAGCATGGGCTCGGTGGTCGGCGGCCTGTACGCGAGCGGTATGACGGCGCAGGACATGCAAAACCGCCTCGCGGGGATCAATCTCGCCGACATCGCGTTCGATATCACCGAACGCGCCGATCTGCCGCAATCGCGCCGCGAGGACGAGCGGCTGTATGTGAATAGCCTGTCGCTCGGCTACGGCGCGAATGGTTTCCGCTTGCCGGTCGGGCTTGTCCAGGGCAATCGCCTGCAAGCGCTGTTGCAGGACTGGACCTCCGCCGTGCCTGGCAACGTATCGTTCGACCGCTTGCCCATCCCCTATCGGGCGATCGCCACCGATCTGCGCACCGGCCAGAAAGTCGTGCTCGATCACGGTTCGCTGCCGCAGGCGATTCGCGCCAGCATGGCGTTGCCGGGCCTGTTCGCGCCGGCCGATATCGACGGGCGCACGCTGGTGGACGGTGGCATTGTCAGCAATCTGCCGATCGAAACGGCGCGCGACATGGGCGCGAACGTCGTGATCGCCGTCGATATCGGCTCACCGCTGCGGCCGCTTGATGCGCTGGCGTCACCCGCCGACGTGATGCAGCAGATGATCGGCATCCTGATTCACCAGAACGTTGCGCGCCAACGTGAACAGTTGCAACCCGATGACGTCGTGATCGAACCGGCGCTCGGCTCGCTGAGCTTTACCGATTTCGCCAACGCGAGCCAGGCGATCGCGGCCGGCGCCGCCGCCACGCGCGCGGTGCTGCCGCAGCTTCAGCATCTGGCGCTCTCGCCCGCCGACTACGCCGCGTGGCGCGCCCGGCACGGTACGCCCGCCATGCGTCCGGTACGGATCACGCAGATCGAGATTGCATCGCAAGGCGCGGTGCCCGAGTCACGCATTCGCAACGCTTTGCATGTCAAACCCGGCGACGTGTACGATCCGACCTCGCTCAACAAGGACTTGCTGGCGCTCTCCAACACGGGCGACTTCGCCAGCGTCAGCCAGCAACTCGTCGACGACGGCGACGACCATAAACTCGTCATCGCCGCGCAGCAGAAGCAATGGGGGCCGAATTTCCTGCTGTTCGGACTCGGTCTATCGAGTAGCTCGACAGACGAAGGCGGCTTCCGGCTGCATCTCGGTTATCGCCGGCCGTGGCTCACTTCGTCCGGGCTCGAAGGCCGCGTGGACGGGACCGTCGGCAGCGACCTGATCGACCTGCACGCCGAGTTGCGGCAACCGCTGTCCACTTCCTTCGGCTATTACGTCGCGCCCTATGTCGAGTTTCAGCGCCGCTACGCCAACCTCTACGACGATTCCGGCAACGTCAAGGTTACGCAATACCTGTTGCAGACCCAGCGCGCCGGGCTCGACTTCGGCATACCGCTTGCGCGCCTCGGCGACTTCCGGATCGGCGTGGCGTACGCGCACGGCTTCGCTTCGCCGCAATACAATTTGCCGCTGGACGACGGTACGCCTAACCCGCCGCTGCTGTTCCCCGATATTTACGGGCGGCAGCTTAGCGCGCGCGCACGTCTCGTGATCGATCAGCTCGACGATCCGCTGTTTGCCCGCAAAGGTTATTTCGGCGAACTACGCGTCGAACGTTCGTTATTCGCGGGCAGTGACAGCTTCACCGAGGTATACGGCAAAAGCATCGTCGCGGCGAGTTATGGGCGGCACAGCATCAACGCGAGCATCGAAGCGGGTAACGACTTCGGCGGCACCAACCTGACCAATCCGTTCGGCTTCACGCTGGGCGGCTTCCAGCATCTGTCGGCCTACGCCGCCGACCAACTGTCCGGCAACTCGATGGTGTACGGCCAGGTCACGTACATGAATCAGCTCGCCGTCTTCAACGCGTCGCCGATTCGCGGCCTGTTTGCGGGGCTGAGCATTGAAGCCGGCAACGTCTGGAACCGCGATTCCGACTTCGGCAGCGGGCCGCTGAAGCGCAGCGTGACGATTTTCACCGCGTTGACCAGCTCCTTCGGACCGATATATCTGGGTATAGCGTTCGCGCCGAGCGGCCGCCATAACTTCTACTTCCAGTTGGGCCATACCTATTGA
- a CDS encoding ATP-binding protein → MPPVAEQKKLSPYRYARWRLHRFRRSWTDTRADRIPSWSRLYLRVYTRLLTLTALVLLASIATLSLTLKTSPSIWQTLATAQASIPIALVTLLLPAITAYRWMRPVWLDLVMVRERAIDFTGGRFNTRARESHSVIIGPLARTLNALAERMERLIAAQRELTNGISHELRTPLARVRFALENLREPASAAEYNSALASIGQDVTELDELIDMSLTYARLEYSSLQSNLESTVLSAWFDGQITDATLLYADKQLIPQTGVDPSLRVVMDKRLMSYAMRNLLRNASKYAHSRIMVGLSVRHGNVEIYVEDDGTGVPPDQRARIFDAFVRLDRQTGGYGLGLAITQQVLRAHHGRIAVTDPVTLSGARFEMSWPVGTVA, encoded by the coding sequence ATGCCACCTGTTGCGGAGCAAAAGAAACTAAGCCCCTATCGCTATGCCAGGTGGCGCTTACACCGCTTCCGCCGCTCGTGGACGGACACGAGGGCCGACAGGATCCCGAGCTGGTCGAGACTATACCTGCGTGTCTACACGCGCCTGCTGACGCTAACAGCACTAGTGTTACTGGCATCAATCGCAACCCTGAGCCTGACGCTAAAGACATCGCCGTCGATCTGGCAAACGCTGGCAACAGCACAGGCGTCGATACCCATCGCATTGGTCACCCTATTGCTGCCGGCAATAACCGCTTACCGCTGGATGCGCCCCGTCTGGCTGGACCTGGTGATGGTCCGCGAACGCGCAATCGACTTCACCGGCGGCCGCTTCAATACGCGCGCCCGCGAATCGCATAGCGTGATAATCGGGCCGTTGGCGCGCACGCTGAACGCGCTGGCCGAACGCATGGAACGCCTGATCGCCGCGCAACGCGAACTCACCAATGGCATCTCCCATGAACTCCGCACGCCGCTCGCCCGCGTGCGCTTCGCCCTGGAAAACCTTCGCGAACCCGCTTCCGCGGCCGAATACAACAGCGCATTGGCAAGCATCGGCCAGGACGTCACCGAACTCGACGAGCTCATCGACATGAGCCTGACCTACGCGCGCCTCGAATATAGCTCGCTGCAATCGAACCTGGAATCGACCGTGCTTTCGGCATGGTTCGACGGCCAGATCACCGATGCCACCCTGCTTTACGCGGACAAGCAACTGATCCCGCAAACCGGGGTCGACCCGTCGCTACGCGTTGTGATGGATAAGCGCCTCATGTCTTACGCAATGCGAAACTTGTTGCGCAACGCGAGTAAATACGCGCACTCGCGGATCATGGTCGGCTTGAGCGTCAGGCATGGCAACGTGGAAATCTACGTGGAAGACGACGGCACAGGCGTGCCGCCCGACCAGCGGGCGCGAATTTTCGATGCCTTCGTGCGGCTCGATCGCCAGACCGGCGGCTACGGCCTCGGTCTCGCGATTACGCAACAGGTGCTGCGCGCCCACCACGGCCGCATTGCCGTCACCGATCCCGTGACGCTCAGCGGCGCACGCTTCGAAATGAGCTGGCCGGTGGGGACAGTGGCGTGA